One window of the Bifidobacteriaceae bacterium genome contains the following:
- a CDS encoding type II toxin-antitoxin system VapC family toxin, whose translation GRGRPGCGVIGLDTNMIVRMVVRDDERQTAVADRVFDSLTPRDKGYLTQMVQVELWWVLRRRYRQPAAEVSKLMAELLASDNLEFEKPQDLAWALELTNQGADLADLLIARQASRRGGCTLTLDEKAAALGFGMELAD comes from the coding sequence GGCCGGGGCCGCCCAGGGTGTGGCGTGATCGGGCTCGACACGAACATGATCGTCCGCATGGTGGTGCGCGACGACGAGCGCCAAACAGCCGTGGCGGACCGCGTGTTCGACAGCCTTACCCCGCGCGACAAGGGCTATCTCACCCAGATGGTCCAGGTGGAGCTTTGGTGGGTCCTGCGCCGCCGCTACAGGCAGCCCGCCGCCGAGGTGAGCAAGCTCATGGCTGAGCTGTTGGCCTCCGACAACCTGGAGTTTGAGAAGCCCCAGGACCTGGCCTGGGCCCTCGAACTCACGAATCAGGGGGCGGACTTGGCCGACTTGCTGATCGCCCGGCAGGCCTCGCGACGCGGGGGCTGCACCCTCACCTTGGACGAGAAAGCCGCGGCGCTGGGTTTTGGCATGGAACTCGCAGACTGA